In one Diabrotica virgifera virgifera chromosome 5, PGI_DIABVI_V3a genomic region, the following are encoded:
- the LOC126885444 gene encoding zinc finger protein 512B-like — MAKYRANPDSSMFVKKIFISIIIFAYAEVEKKHQKRGLYDFGSFDNSYAGDFGHSDDHIKTLTITKKVPYPVPQPYVVPVTKHIPVPVKVPVKIPVDRPYPVIVPKPYPVVVEKPYPVVVNKHVPVEKPYPVKVPVLVPQPVPVLKPYPVTVHKPYPVKVAVPVVVEKKFPVFVSKHNDHYF; from the exons atatttatttcAATTATCATCTTTGCTTATGCTGAAGTAGAGAAGAAACACCAGAAACGTGGATTGTACGACTTTGGAAGTTTCGACAACAGTTACGCAGGGGATTTTGGTCATTCTGATGATCACATTAAAACTCTTACAATTACAAAGAAGGTTCCATATCCTGTACCACAACCTTATGTAGTGCCTGTGACGAAACACATACCAGTACCAGTAAAG GTGCCCGTAAAAATTCCAGTGGATCGGCCTTATCCAGTTATAGTGCCAAAACCATATCCAGTAGTTGTCGAGAAACCTTATCCAGTGGTAGTTAATAAACATGTGCCTGTCGAGAAACCTTATCCAGTAAAAGTTCCTGTACTAGTACCTCAACCTGTTCCAGTACTCAAGCCTTATCCGGTTACAGTTCACAAACCTTATCCTGTAAAAGTCGCAGTGCCAGTTGTAGTTGAAAAGAAATTTCCAGTTTTCGTCTCTAAACACAACGATCATTATTTCTAG